The Rufibacter sp. DG15C region CAGCCTTATTAGTAGGCGGCGGCATGTACCTGCTCACCCAGAGGTACATGGAGCGCGATTACCGTAAGCGCCTCCTGGAGATTCGCCTGAAGAACAGCGACGTCATCCTTCCCATCAGGCTGCAGGCCTATGAGCGCGTGATTTTGTTTTTAGAGCGCATCACGCCCAGCAATCTGCTCATTCGCGTGAGCCCTTCGGGCATGACGGCCCCTGAGTTCCAGGCTCAACTGTCACAGGAGATTAGAGCCGAATATACCCATAACCTGTCCCAGCAACTGTACATGAGCGAGGCGGCCTGGCAACAAGTGAAGAAGGCGAAGGAAGACGTGGTGACCATGATTAACCAGAACTACCAGGCCCTACCCGAGAACAGCCGCGGCACCGACCTGGCCAAGCGCGTCTTGGAAAACGTCCTGCATAATGACATTGACCCCACCGCCCAAGCCCTCCAGTTCCTGAAAAGAGAATTGCACGAGATTTTCTAGGTAGCTATGATTGCTTAACAAACACGAAGGCCCTGCTTTACTGGTTAAAGCAAGGCCTTCGTGTTTAAAGGGAAAATGCATTTGAATACTTACAACGCATAAGCTATAAGGAATTAAACCTTCACCATGTTCAAAGAATACATCATGGGCAGTTTCTCGTCCATGCCTTTGATGCGCCAAAACCCGTCTGTGCCCTGCTCCATGTTGGCAAAACAGTTATAGTAAGAATAAGGCAGTTCTTTAAATTCCACCAACTGCAGACCTTGTTTGAGTAAAGCTGTCATAACTTCGCTCAAGGCGTGGTTCCAGGAGTATTCTGTGTATTGGATAGGCGCGTCCCGGTCGGTGTAGGTGCCGGTTGATTCTTCAATGATTGGGCCGCCGGTGTTAAAGTACGGGTATTGAATATAACTGAAGTTGTTGTCAAACATCCAGACCGCGGGGTGAAACTCTGCTATGAAAAACGTGCCGCCGGGCTTCAGGAAATGGTTTATTACTTCAGCCCATTTATCCAAATCTGGCAACCAACCAATGGTGCCGTACGAAGTGAACACTATATCATACTCGCCTTGCAGGTGTTGTGGCAGGTCATAGACGTTACAGCAGACAAACTCAGCGTCCAGGCCCAGTTGCTGGTTTAACTGCTGCGCCAGTTCAATGGCCGCGTCTGACAAATCTACGCCCGTGGCCTTGGCGCCCAATCTTGCCCAAGAGAGCGTGTCCTGCCCAAAATGACATTGCAGGTGCAGCAGCTTCTTGCCTTTAACATCGCCTAAAGCCTCTAACTCCAGCGGGTTTAAACTGGTTTTTCCCTTCTTAAAAGCTTCTACGTCATAAAACGCAGAGTCTTTGTGGACACCCGTTCTCAGGTTCCAGGCATGTCTGTTCTGGGCAATGTAGTCTGGTTGGGCTTCCATGGCGTTTTTGGCTTGTTTTGGTGAAAATAGGCAAAAAATGGAAAATGAGGATTCATTCCATTTTTGTCATCCTGAAAGGACCTTGTGGGCAAGCTGCAGAGGCGCTAAAGTAAACGCAGATTCTCCCCTTGAGGGGAGCGAAGAGGGGTGTTTACATCAGAAGGTAGATTGAGAAGAAGATGGAAATGCGTGGGAGACAAGGCAGTGCCTGGTCTCTCCAAAGGAGAAAGTAATAGCACTTAATCAAACGCCTGTCTAGTTCGCCCACAAGGTCCTTTCAGGATGACAAAAAGGAGAATGATTTTGATGTGATAGTCCTTCTAGCTAGCATCCAACAATCAGCAATCAACAATTAAAAAGGAAACGACAGCTGGCCGGTTTGCTGTTGACCGTAGCTCAGGTTAGACACGGTAATGCCCAGCAGCCGGATGGGTTTGGCGGGAAAGGCGGGAGAGTGCAGCAGTTCGGCGGCAATGTCTAGGAGGACGTCTTCGGTGCGGACGTTGGAGAAGAAAGTTTTGCTGCGGGTGTTCAAGGTGAAGTCATGGTACTTGAGCTTGAGTGTGACGGTTTTGCCCGAGGCCTCCAAGCGGTGCAGGTCATAGGCCA contains the following coding sequences:
- a CDS encoding class I SAM-dependent methyltransferase, which gives rise to MEAQPDYIAQNRHAWNLRTGVHKDSAFYDVEAFKKGKTSLNPLELEALGDVKGKKLLHLQCHFGQDTLSWARLGAKATGVDLSDAAIELAQQLNQQLGLDAEFVCCNVYDLPQHLQGEYDIVFTSYGTIGWLPDLDKWAEVINHFLKPGGTFFIAEFHPAVWMFDNNFSYIQYPYFNTGGPIIEESTGTYTDRDAPIQYTEYSWNHALSEVMTALLKQGLQLVEFKELPYSYYNCFANMEQGTDGFWRIKGMDEKLPMMYSLNMVKV